The sequence below is a genomic window from Coffea arabica cultivar ET-39 chromosome 4c, Coffea Arabica ET-39 HiFi, whole genome shotgun sequence.
cattttttatgcattttgacttttttgaatttgttaaattttgtgtattactcaattaatagttattgaattttaaggaaacaaaaaagaactaaaacatgatatttatgtaggagaaatagcaatataataaaaagtgggacagagagtggcacagaaTGTAAGACAAAAGATCCGTTGCAAATTTTAGATGTCTCGTGTCTGAATATCCCTAACAGGGGTAGTAAGTGGATTTGAGAGGAGTCGAGGTTTAGTTTACTTGAGCCAAAAACAATCTTTAACTTATCAGGGTCAATTTCAATTTAGCATATAATTTAAATattgagttcgaactcgagtttgaaTTCGAACATGACTAATCTCAAATAAAATCAGATATCTATAGTCTTTCTTTGAATGGATAAAATAAACATTTTTATCATAATAAATGTTATAAGTTATGTAAATATTATGCATATTTTTTAGGCTgagtaaaacttgaagagtAATCTTTGTACTCCATCTTGGCTTGAGAGTTTAATAAAACTGCTCGAGCTAGACTTGAAATTAGTCAATATTGAGTTGAGTCGAACTGTTGACCATGCTCATGAGTTGACTCGATTCACACATGCAATTTTTTTGAGTGCAGGATTGTGAGTTAAATTACAATGATAACAATTTAAATTTcttaatgtgaaattttttttcatttatttcagtCTAGCTCTAGAAAATCCCATGTTGCAATTTTTAGTTTCTAGGACACTAACAACTAGTTAGGGAGATGAGATTTGAGtagaaaagcaaagaaaaggaagagaaatccAGATCTTTCTCATGTTTGGGACTTCTAGATAGTGTTTGTTTGTCAGTAAAAGAGTAGGAAAGTGAAAGAAAATAACTTTTCTGCAAGTTTTGAATGTTCGTTTGTTAGGAAACTTATGAAACCCAGCACATAAAATTTGTCTGTAACCACTTATTGTGCTATAGAATTTTTCCTACAGAAATCAATAGGAAAGGTGAGTTGCGGAAAAGTTTCAACTAGTTAGATTTTTTTACAACTCCTTTCTTTCTAAACTATTTTCTCCATTCTAAACTTCTAAATAAATTAGAAAAACTTAGAATTCACAATTCAAAAAACTGGCTTGTGGTTAGATatattttattcttaatttaaCAATTAATGGATTCGTAGTTTTTTGGATTTACATGAcattagtattttttttcttttacattttaTGCTTCTTTTTTGTGACTATATATTTTGTGAACTCTTAACCTAGAAGGGATTCTAAAGTCCCATTTGCTAATCAAATTCAAtccttaaatttaataaattcagacgttataacaaaaaatagaatgcttaattaattaagtagtTCTGAATTGTTTAACCGAAATTTACTCAAAACAATAAGTGATAAGCTCTCCCACCTCTATAATTGATGACGTCTATACATGAATGTAATCATTTCAGTTTTTTGTATGGATGAACCTTTTATGGGATTGAAAAGTccattttttgttattattaagAGTATGAATTCTCTAATCATCTCTCTTGTCTTTTCTTAAATAGAATTCTTTAATCACACTTCTTGTATCAATGAACCTTATGACTGAACCTTCTATGGGACTACATTTAATTATAAACTATAACAACACTCGGATTTATGATAATGTAGAATGAATTTCCCGTGAAGGAATAATGCATTTCATGCCAAATCCATAAAGCAACTAATGTAGCCCTTATCTATATATGACATCGTTCTATGGACCAAAAAATTTAAGATTATTTGATTAGCTTTGATTCAATATATTACTATTATCCTCCTTGAAGTGTCTGCAAATTCATTGGCTTAATCAACTTctattttttctctcttttttttttaaagaaaatgttagtaattaatttttttaatataaaaaatgATTGTTCAAAATACCGAGACCTTTACCTTTCTTGCAAATGCTTAGGTAAACTTAATCTTGCAGACCATTGCTTTAAGTAATTGTACATATGTGTATTATTATTTGTACCTTATGCAGGAATGCAAGTTTCTAAAGCATGTTGATTTGCAAACTGGTGCACCTAATTACTTTTCGTACATCTACTAGCTATGAAGCAAGATTTACAGGTCTTTAAATCAATTGTCGGTTTAAGCTTCTATAGTTGTGGCATGATAAAAATAACATCCCAATTCGTGAGCTATTGCAACAAGTTTCTTACGTACATATTTCACGTTAGCACTCTAATTTATGACTTTACTTGACAACAAATTTTTATGCAGATGTCAAGCTTATGTTTAAGATATTCATCCGCCTACCACAAGGACGGAACTAGTGGGGGGACGCGGAAGGACCACCGCCCCATAAGTTTtagatatttatatttttttccttaaaattttaaaaatttttatgtgTTTTATACTATTTGcccccaaaaatttttaaaaaaagtccCATATTGATTCAAAAGTTTATATgtacatgcatttcatccctgaATTAAAATTTCTGATTCCATCTAGGGATGCATTCAAATCGAATCAGGTTTAAGTAGTGCACTACTCGAACTTGATTCGAGATAAAATAATTGAGTTCCAACTAGAACTCGAATTCGTCGAACTTTTAAAAGTCAAGTTCAAACTAGAACTCGACTTCAGTTTACCTTACTCAAGTTTTAACTTGATCTCaagtttaattaaatttaatcgaatcaaatcaagttcaatcGAGCTTATCCAAGTGTAATCGAGTTCAATCGAACTTATTCGAGTCTAATCAAGCTCACGtagtaaaaattaatattttacatataattttaaataaaggaCATTATTGACATctcataataataaatataaaaaattaaaaatatatattataaaaagctCGATTAGACTCATCGAGATTTTGAATACAAAATATTGGAACTCAAACCCGACGACTTATGAGCTCAAATGAGTGGCTCGAACTCGAGGTTGAACTTGATCAAATCTAGCTCGATTTAAGTTATTGAGTCGAGTTATTTGGTTTAGCATCATCTCTAGTTCCATCCCGAGCCTAGCATGTCACTGTTTCCTCTAgaaaattcttttttctagagAATTCCATTCATAATGCTGACACTCCCAAGGCTTGTCCTCGTTTAATTTGATAGATACTGATGACCATTGGAAAATCATAGGCGTGAAAAAGGTCCCATTCTATGGTGCCATTTTTCCTGTTTAAAGTTTAACATTTTCCGTGGTGGACCAATAAGCATTAATCAGTTGGACTTGATTGGTTTCTCTTATTGATTACGAGATCTACGCTTCAAACACCACCACAAAAAACATATAGGGAAACGCTTTAAAATTTTAGGAGTGTTAATATAGCAGCTGTTGAGTGGGCACTTATTAATATTAATTCTGGTGTTAGTTTTTTAATAAGGTGAAATAAATCAAAGTTAGTATCTACATGTTAGAGAAATAATAAATGTGAACATGTCAATGCAATTAAGCATGTTAATAGATCGGGTCTTATCCAAATTTAACATAGACCCAATATACTTGAGtgggtttggatttaatttttcaaatccaGACTCTATCCAAACCTAGACCTTGTGAGAGAGTTGTGGGTCTAGGTAGGATATAGTTTTTTAGAATCCACACTCAAATTTAGATCTATACCAAGTCATATCTAGATTTAGACCCATATCAAGTCATACGGATTTAGACCCATACCGAGATTTCGTTTCATTAGAAATCTTGCAAACTATTTCTTTTGCCCTACCATCTCTTGTATTGTCTTTTCTATTTTCGGCTATTACAATTGCATTAGAATTTACATTTAATGTTGGTGGTAGAATAATTGATGTCCAGATGTGATTGAAGTATTAGTAACTATTGATAATTGGattgaatcaaagaaaaaagatgagTAAGTATTTATAAATCTTcttattctattatttatttgttatCGGTCCTTAATCAAATGATTTTTATCTCATTCACTATTGTAGCGTTGGATTGCAAGAGATCTATCTACATCGGGGCTTAAGTAAGATAAAGAGgaacaaaattatatatatatatatatttaataaggctaaatatttatatatgttataTTGATTTCTATTTTTCAGACTAATTCTAGTTGTTATTATAATTCATACAAACTTTtcaggaaaaagagaaaaaataaagacaaacaaataaaagattGAACTTGGATGCAGTTGAAATTCTGAAAATATAGAGAAAGTAGTCGATGATAGTTCTTTCTTTGAGTTCATAAAATTACATTCAACTTGTTGAATATTAATTTcattatttgaaaacaaaaattggacggtatttatattatttattaactCTATAtacttttaatatatttttattttagcccAAATCCATAAGGTCTAGATCTAAACTTATgatgtgtttgataaaactaaaatctaaaatctgaaatctgaaatctgaaatctgaaatttgaaatctaaatttattaagccattaaattcttaaatatcaaatttaatacatttgagtgtatatcacattcagtaATAAGTAAATctcttatcacttaattttggagCAAGTTTTATCTAGGAAATTCAATaatacttaattaattcagatgtttaaTTTTTGGTAATCAAATGCATCTGAATAGATGAATCTATTAAGTTTAAGTGCtaaattgaattactaaacagGACCTTACTTTTTCATACCCATAAGGGTTTGGGTTCGAGTatacatatgtgtgtgtattGGAAAGTGTAAATGAGAGGACTTGAATTCAAACTCCTATAAATAAAAGGTATCGAGTTCGAATCATTTCATTTACACTAAAAAATAATACGTGTGTATGTGAAACAAGATACTCAGCTTGAATAATAATTCGAGAGAGCTGTCTCATCAATAAGATTCGTCATTATTCCGAACATGATTTGATTGGAGACATGGGCATCCAGACTTGCCATCGCTAGTATCCTGAGAATTTTTCTCAACTGAATATGTACCGACCATCCTCTAAcgtttccggaaaaaaaaaaaaaaaaaaatgtgccgACCACATATGAAAGCTGAAAAGCCACTCGCATCCAAGTTGTCAATCCACCTGTTTATTGATCCGAACTTATAACGTGTACGTACATATACCATTGATATTTTTCCACTTTAAGGGACACAATTGATCTCTGGCCCACCCCGGAGGATTAATTAAAATAGTTTTTACTCTATTATTGAAGAATACTAAACAGAAAGGATTCTATAAGCTGTAATGCCGTTCTCATGTGAAAATTTGAGATATGAACTGGGCTCATAAAAGAATAAACATTTGTACAGAATGCATGAAAAGTGTACGTTCCAGAGTAGTATGATCTGAAATTATACACATGCGATTGATAGTTGAGTATAACTGTCAATTAATAACACAAGTTATTATATACATACGCTGTAacgataatatttttataatctaatttatccatttttaaAGGGAGGGAAGCTTAAAGAAGCTTCGCCGTTATTATACATTACCTCtgtatgtatttgtgtattgcGTAGTACAATTGAGACTTGGCAGTTGCAGAACCCTAAATCGGATTATTTGATATGAAAGATGAAATTTCATGCTGACAAAGAAGGGATGACAATGAACACAGAAATAGTAGGGTAATTGCTTGAGATGGACCAATAATGTATCCACATGTAGCATGAACTAATTTGTCTCTCCATTAGTAGTCCATTATCTATTGTCTAATCAAAACCTATTCATACCATTATCATTGTTTACTTGTCTTAAACACCAAGAGTCCTCCTTGAGCATGCAATCTCATTATTTGATAGCTCAAACTTAATGGTCAAATAAAGGGGCATGGAGCCATCATTAGAGAATAATAATATATCTTCTGCAGGGGATGGAGGACACGTGGAATGTTGATTTGAATTTTTGCACAATAAAGTATTTGGAGGGAGAGCTAAACCTAAGAAGGAAAGTGAGAGATAAGATGATGAAGCCAATTTTGGTCATAAGCAAAGTTTGCTTTTCAAGTAATCATCTCCTAGCTGCCACATCTTCCAATGAACACGAAGAAACAAGATAAACTAATCATGTTCTTAGTCCAAAGATTGACAAAACAATCCACATTAGAATATTGTTTGAGAACATACCCACATGAGCAAGAGTTCAAAGAATAAGGGGTTTGATTAATTTGGAACCTAATTAATCAATGGGTTTGATTGATTCCCATTGATTAATTAGGTTTATTAGGACCCAAGTTCTTAGAAATAGAATATGTTGCCAAATTCTTGGCATAACATCATCCAACAGTTATATGACTCATGCTTAGATAGAATCGATCTTAAAaaattcaatgatccaaattgtGCCACACCATCTCATCAGATGGTGTTGTACAATCTGGACCATTCAGTTTTCGAAGATCAGGCCTAGGCCTATCCAAGTTTTGGCCTAATTATGTATAGCATAAAACAGGTCTTGCAGTTACCTTATCTTCTGATGTTTCTATCAGCTAaagttaggaaaattttctggaACACGCAATTGTAGTTGGAAATCCAGTTTAAATTAGATTGCTGACCTCCAAAGGCTACGAGCCAATAGCCAATCTAATCCAGTAGCAAAATGGGAAAGCCCACAAGCCAATTGACCCAATTGGCCCGTAGTCCTGCTACCACTTTTTGAAAACTGTTTGGGTCAATTGACAATTCTTCCTCTTTAGTTggttgaaaatttttgaattttagatTCCATGGtaattatatataaaacagATTTCAAAAGGATTAATGACAAACTAGCCTATCAAAAAGTACTAAAATTTGCATCTTAAACGTCTATATTTCAGATATAATACAATATAAACTTTGCAATTTCAAAGTGCACATGATTTTGTAACATAAGATGCACGTtttgcaaggaaaaaaaataaactttCAATTGggccaatattttttttttaaaattgtgcAAGAATATATAACACTTGGGGGTATGTTCATCCTGAAATTATAATGCGCATCAATTTTTGTGGATGGCATGTTTGTCTTCTTcatttttatacacttgcaatTGGACATTTCTCTAAAATATTGCTTTAATAGGACATTAGTTGTCAAAGTTATATTCAAGTTAGGATTTCTTGGATTGATTGTATTATATGGCCGACAAAAAAGGTGTAAGTAGCAGATTGATCTATTTAAACAGTAAATGGAACAAAATTGTGACTCACCTATTCTTTGAGGGTGCATCTTGTAATTTACCCATTCAAGAATGCATGTCTCCCAACCAATATGGCATCAGATTAAGGCTTGCTTTTGTATAAATCTAGCAAGGTTTCCAAGAATCAGAAAACagtaacaaaattttattttcacaCTAATACTACTACTTGAACAGAATATTATCATGTTTACCAATTTAGGATTGGTTTGGAATGAGAAATTTGATGACTGATTTGAAATCTACCCGAATCGCTCTAGTTATTTGAATTGCTTAAGAGGCATTTCAATTTGTAATTAGTTGTTCGGATTACTTAATAGgtatttgaacttgtaattCACCAATTATCTGAATATATTTTAAACACTAGAATAATTAGCaatttacaaattcaaatacctCTCAAGTAATTTAAATAACTAGAGTgatttaaaagaatttcaaatcATTTGTCAAATCCCTCAATCCAAAAGCAACCTGATTAAGTTTTATGCCATGGTATTTAATATATTCCGTACTCTATAGCAAGTCACAGAATATATGAAAAACTGTATCGgagcaagaaagaaacaaaCTTGAGAAGCATACATTACATTCCATTTCAAGTTCTTCAAGCCAACACTAGGCATTTAGTCGACTTATTAAATAGGAATTATCAAACAAAGACCAAAAAATTTACAACCAAGCTGGATTCTCCAATGGAGTAACAACGGCCTTCTCCTGCAAATGGTTCTTTAGGCTAtaaattcctttttctcttccatGACAGCTCATCTTATAGCCACCATATGGAATTGCAGCATCAAAGATATTATAGCAGTTAATCCATACTGTTCCAGCCCTTAATCCTCGTGATAATGTGTTTGCTGTGTTGATGTTCTTTGCGAAAACTCCTGCTGCCAGACCATATTCTGTTGCATTTGCCCTTCTGATCACTTCATCAAGGTCCCTAACAGGACATGACATATAACACTCATAAACTGAAATCCTGTCATATCTCTTTTGTTGTATTGCCTTCtctaaaagtttgaaataaacAGAAAACTCAGAAAACACTTGGAATCATTTGCATCAAGATTAGACTTCAGAAAACAAAGATGTAGTTATTCAATATGCGAGTATATGTAGGTATCAATTCATGTATAGCTGATTTCTGAAGGCATTTGGCAACCTAGCTAGAGCAATCCAGTCTGACCAGTGATTCACTGGTTTTGTATAGTGGTTTTCCTTGTACCAGGGGAGGAAAGGCCTGGGAGGCTGTTTCTTTTTCCTCATAATGCCATAGGATTTGTATTTAGCTTTATACAAGAGACCAAATACAAATTATATGAACAAAGTGCGGGGTTTACATGAAATTCGGTGTGAAGTATCATATGACTCACTTGAATTTTAAGATTGACCGCACTGGgccaaaaatttcatccttagCTATCAGCATATCATCCTGTTTGAACATAAGAAATATCAGTTATTTTCATTTAACTTTTGTACGCATTGTAGGTGAAGATCAGAGGGACAGAAATGTAGAATTACTTTAACATTGGAGAAAACATTTGGTTGAACATAATAGCCCTTGGAGCCAACTCTTTCACCTCCACACTCAAGGGTAGCATTACCATCAATTCCAGATCTTACGTACTGAAGAATCTTCTCAAATTGTTTAGAATCGATCTGCGATGTTTTATTAGGCAACAAACTTTTGAGACAGTAATTTCcatctctaaaatttgaaagcAACATGGATATTGACAACTAAATATGACAAACTTTGTCTTTGAGTGTAATTCGTAGTTTTACGTTCTGCAAGAAaaatttcctttgttttctgACAATGCTGGATATACTCCTTCACAGAGTCATGTATCATATTCGAATGAATGACAATTGGTTGCATTGCAATGCTCTCAGATAGACAATATCTGTGGCATGTAGGTTGCAAAAGTAATCTAGAGCCTTAGTTTATCTAACCATTTTGACACATAAGAGAAAGAGGTCAAATGTGGAGCAGGTTTACACAGTCTAACACACTACTAGATGTCATCTGAGAGCATGCTTACTTTCACATTGAACAAGAGAAACAGCAAAGATTGCAGAATAACTGAGGGCCTTGTTCAACACCTTTCTTGAATGGATCTCCAACTATACGCCTCAAGGCACTAGCCTTTGCTTTCTCCACAAACTCATTATAAACACGTTCATGAACAAATGTACGAGAGTCGAGAGCCAGCACAGCAGATTTGGCCTTACAGGCGGCAAATAAACTCAAAACACTTCTCAATCTTCAATATCAGCTATGCAGCTTTATTAATTATTGCTGCACAAATTCTTACAAGATTAGTGAATGTAGGTTTCAAATGATTGTAGCTAATAATTGTGATTATAAAAACTAGTGAGCATAAGTATATTAAGTGAttttaagaaatttttaaaaaaacatgTCCTTATTTTTGTGTTGTCTTTTCTACCTATTAAAATCCAATGTTCTAATAGTAAACTTGtagattatttattttattatttgtttacCTTGATAATTTCAGTGAATGATTCAAATAATTCTATAAAATATCAACTTAATCTCAAACTAAATTGATAACCTATTGAAATGGAAAAAAGGCAACGAACCTAATTTAAAGGGACATCCCTTATATTTTAAAGGGACACTTGATTGAGAATTTAGTTATCAATACAAgagaaaaaatgataaaactcattattaattaattagtcaTAATGCAAAGCAATAAATACATATATCATCAAGGAGGTCTTGGCTTAATGACTAAGGTTGAGACCTTAAAAATTAGAGCTCTTAGGCTCTAATTCCCTAACCCCCTCCTTGCTTTTTAAGTCCTACCCCTTCcctattagaaaaaaaaagaagaa
It includes:
- the LOC113739122 gene encoding aldehyde dehydrogenase family 2 member B4, mitochondrial-like: MLLSNFRDGNYCLKSLLPNKTSQIDSKQFEKILQYVRSGIDGNATLECGGERVGSKGYYVQPNVFSNVKDDMLIAKDEIFGPVRSILKFKDLDEVIRRANATEYGLAAGVFAKNINTANTLSRGLRAGTVWINCYNIFDAAIPYGGYKMSCHGREKGIYSLKNHLQEKAVVTPLENPAWL